The following proteins are co-located in the Enoplosus armatus isolate fEnoArm2 chromosome 10, fEnoArm2.hap1, whole genome shotgun sequence genome:
- the LOC139291006 gene encoding gap junction beta-2 protein-like produces MNWGTFYAVISGVNRHSTGIGRVWLSVIFVFRILVLVVAAESVWGDEKSGFICNTQQPGCNSVCYDQFFPISHIRLWALQLILVSTPALLVAMHVAHRRHIDKKILKRTGRCSPKELEHIKNQKFQITGALWWTYMISIIFRIIFEVAFLYIFYLIYPDFKMVRLVKCDSYPCPNTVDCFVSRPTEKTIFTVFMLAVSGVCVLLNLAEVVYLIGRACKRCFGGTEDESKVAWISQRLSSYRQNEINQLIADHPLKSKFTVTKKSPTEKGERCSAF; encoded by the coding sequence ATGAACTGGGGGACCTTTTATGCCGTGATCAGCGGCGTAAACAGGCACTCTACCGGCATCGGACGCGTTTGGCTCTCCGTCATCTTCGTCTTCCGTATCCTGGTCCTGGTGGTTGCTGCTGAGAGTGTTTGGGGAGATGAGAAGTCCGGCTTCATCTGCAACACCCAGCAGCCCGGCTGCAACAGCGTCTGTTACGACCAGTTCTTCCCCATCTCGCACATCCGCCTGTGGGCGCTCCAGCTCATCCTGGTCTCCACCCCCGCCCTGCTGGTGGCGATGCATGTGGCCCACCGACGCCACATCGACAAGAAGATCCTGAAGAGGACGGGCCGCTGCAGCCCCAAGGAGCTGGAACACATCAAGAACCAAAAGTTTCAGATCACCGGTGCTCTGTGGTGGACATACATGATCAGTATCATCTTCAGAATCATCTTCGAGGTGGCTTTTCTCTACATCTTCTACTTGATCTATCCTGACTTTAAGATGGTGCGGTTGGTAAAGTGTGACTCGTACCCATGCCCCAACACAGTGGACTGTTTTGTGTCCAGACCGACAGAGAAGACCATATTCACTGTGTTCATGCTGGCAGTGTCTggggtgtgtgtgctgcttaACCTGGCTGAGGTGGTATACCTCATTGGCAGGGCCTGCAAACGGTGCTTCGGAGGCACTGAGGACGAGTCCAAAGTAGCTTGGATAAGTCAAAGATTGTCTTCTTATAGgcaaaatgaaatcaatcagCTGATAGCAGACCATCCCCTCAAGTCTAAGTTCACTGTGACCAAAAAGAGCCCAACTGAGAAGGGTGAAAGGTGTTCTGCTTTCTGA
- the vma21 gene encoding vacuolar ATPase assembly integral membrane protein vma21 — MDVPLKSASDGAAGPPSYYRGNESSLVSALKTLLFFTILMVTLPIGLYFASKAYIFEGSMKMSSSDSYFYAAIVAVLAVHVVLALFVYVAWNEGTPKEKGKHD, encoded by the exons ATGGACGTACCTCTCAAATCAGCTTCAGACGGCGCAGCCGGGCCGCCGTCTTATTATAGAGG GAATGAAAGCTCCCTGGTTTCCGCCCTCAAGACACTGCTGTTCTTCACTATCCTGATGGTCACGCTGCCCATTGGACTCTACTTCGCCTCCAAGGCGTACATTTTTGAGG GTTCGATGAAGATGTCGAGCTCTGACAGCTACTTCTATGCAGCCATTGTTGCAGTGCTCGCTGTACATGTGGttttggctttgtttgtttatgtggcCTGGAACGAAGGCACGCCTAAGGAGAAGGGCAAACACGATTAA
- the mtnr1c gene encoding melatonin receptor type 1C, which produces MDLEVKDGNGSSCLSRNESDGGLSASSAGLSTALASVLIFTIVVDILGNVLVILSVYRNKKLRNAGNIFVVSLSVADLVVALYPYPLVLTAIFHDDWIMGDLHCQASGFIMGLSVIGSIFNITAIAINRYCYICHSLHYDRLYSLRNTCCYVGLTWLLTAIATVPNFFVGSLQYDPRIYSCTFAQTVSSYYTISVVIIHFLIPLLVVSYCYMRIWVLVIQVKHRVKPEQRTKLKPSDVRNFLTMFMVFVLFAVCWAPLNLIGLAVAINPVKVAPNIPEWLFVMSYFMAYFNSCLNAIIYGLLNQNFRKEYKTILLALCIPRLLLMETSRCATEGLKSKPSPAVTNNNVAEINV; this is translated from the exons ATGGATTTAGAGGTAAAGGATGGGAACGGGTCGAGCTGTTTGTCCCGGAATGAGAGCGACGGCGGGCTGAGCGCGTCCTCCGCTGGACTGTCCACTGCGCTGGCCAGCGTGCTGATCTTCACCATCGTGGTGGACATCCTGGGCAATGTCCTCGTCATCCTGTCCGTGTACAGGAACAAAAAGCTCAGGAATGCAG GCAACATCTTCGTGGTGAGTTTGTCCGTGGCAGACCTGGTGGTGGCGCTGTACCCCTACCCTCTGGTCCTGACAGCCATCTTCCACGATGACTGGATCATGGGCGACCTGCACTGCCAGGCCAGCGGCTTCATCATGGGCCTCAGCGTCATCGGCTCCATCTTCAACATCACGGCCATCGCCATCAACCGCTACTGCTACATCTGCCACAGCCTCCACTACGACCGCCTGTACAGCCTGAGGAACACCTGCTGCTACGTGGGCCTCACCTGGCTGCTCACCGCCATCGCCACAGTGCCAAACTTCTTTGTGGGCTCGCTGCAGTATGATCCCCGCATCTACTCCTGCACCTTTGCACAGACGGTCAGCTCATACTACACTATCTCAGTGGTGATTATTCACTTCCTGATTCCGCTGCTGGTGGTGTCCTACTGCTACATGAGGATATGGGTGCTGGTGATTCAAGTGAAACATCGAGTTAAACCGGAGCAAAGGACCAAACTGAAACCCAGTGATGTGAGGAACTTCCTGACTATGTTtatggtgtttgtgttgtttgcagTGTGCTGGGCTCCACTTAACCTCATAGGCCTGGCTGTAGCTATAAACCCTGTGAAAGTTGCGCCCAACATACCCGAGTGGCTCTTTGTCATGAGCTACTTTATGGCGTACTTCAACAGCTGCCTCAACGCCATCATATACGGACTGCTAAACCAAAACTTTCGCAAAGAATACAAGACAATCCTTCTTGCTCTTTGCATCCCACGTCTGCTGCTCATGGAGACCTCCAGGTGTGCCACAGAGGGACTGAAGAGTAAGCCTTCACCGGCTGTAACAAACAATAATGTAGCAGAGATAAATGTATAA
- the LOC139291861 gene encoding gap junction alpha-3 protein-like, with protein MGDWNLLGKLLEKAQEHSTVVGKVWLTVLFIFRILILSAATEKVWGDEQSGFTCDTKQPGCENVCYDKTFPISHVRFWVLQIIFVSTPTLIYLGHILHLVRMEDKQKEKEIEHAHHSDKQALIVDAKHKKAPVRDNKGRVRLRGELLRTYVFNVVFKTLFEVGFIVAQYLLYGFELKPMYTCDRPPCPNVVNCYISRPTEKTIFIIFMLGVASVSLFLNLIEIYHLGFTKCRQGITFRRTGQAPESITKEPSEAAVPFAPSYDDYFHQVQPAYPPVPSYNLTPMSEGTESSFHPYHSKAAYKQNKDNLAVERSSSKPEECDLKGKKGAGSAPGSPTQARPGRSAKLSNNKTRIDDLKI; from the coding sequence ATGGGGGACTGGAACCTGCTGGGAAAGCTCCTCGAGAAAGCCCAGGAACACTCCACTGTGGTGGGGAAGGTGTGGCTCACCGTCCTCTTCATCTTCCGCATCCTGATCCTGAGTGCTGCGACGGAGAAGGTGTGGGGCGACGAGCAGTCTGGCTTCACCTGCGACACCAAGCAGCCCGGTTGCGAGAATGTGTGCTATGACAAAACTTTCCCCATCTCCCATGTCCGCTTTTGGGTGCTGCAGATCATCTTTGTGTCCACGCCCACGTTGATCTACCTGGGACACATCCTACATCTGGTGCGGATGGAAGACAagcaaaaagagaaggagattGAACATGCACATCATTCGGACAAGCAGGCCCTTATTGTGGATGCTAAACACAAGAAGGCTCCGGTGAGGGACAATAAGGGCCGAGTGCGCCTGCGGGGGGAGCTCTTGCGCACATATGTCTTTAATGTGGTCTTTAAAACCCTGTTTGAGGTGGGCTTCATTGTGGCTCAATACCTCTTGTACGGTTTTGAGCTGAAGCCCATGTACACATGTGACAGGCCGCCCTGCCCCAACGTGGTAAACTGCTACATATCCCGTCCCACAGAGAAaaccatcttcatcatcttcatgctGGGAGTGGCTAGCGTGTCTCTGTTCCTCAATCTCATCGAGATCTACCACCTGGGCTTCACCAAGTGTCGCCAGGGCATCACCTTCAGGAGAACTGGCCAAGCCCCTGAGAGTATCACCAAGGAGCCCAGCGAGGCCGCTGTGCCGTTTGCGCCGAGTTATGACGACTACTTCCACCAAGTGCAGCCGGCCTACCCGCCCGTACCCAGTTACAACCTCACCCCTATGTCTGAGGGCACCGAGTCGTCCTTCCACCCCTACCACAGCAAGGCGGCCTACAAACAGAATAAGGACAACTTGGCGGTGGAAAGGAGCAGCAGCAAGCCAGAGGAATGTGACctgaaaggaaagaagggagcAGGATCAGCCCCTGGGTCACCTACGCAGGCCAGGCCCGGCCGCAGTGCCAaactcagcaacaacaagacTAGAATAGACGATCTGAAGATATGA